The following proteins come from a genomic window of Pleuronectes platessa chromosome 2, fPlePla1.1, whole genome shotgun sequence:
- the LOC128425555 gene encoding protein phosphatase 1 regulatory subunit 12B isoform X1 encodes MSSLLSHNKDRPHIRKSLSDSSPTSSAATTRSLRHERLSRLSSSGSSDVSNDSTTNPAESYFQRRENRLSARKKAVEETENNDYKKMYEKALSTNQRLKSKLETSKEELVLIQDQLQKVQKGRAGDCGSTVLEAEKKESWILKKRISDMEDQLKVKTELKMENQRLKDENGALIRVITKLSK; translated from the exons ATGTCATCTCTACTTTCCCACAACAAAGATCGGCCGCACATTAGAAAGTCGCTCTCTGACTCTTCCCCGACTTCCTCCGCTGCCACCACCAGGAGCCTGAGG CATGAAAGACTGTCAAG attgAGCTCGTCTGGGTCCTCGGATGTTTCCAACGACTCGACAACAAACCCGGCCGAGTCCTACTTCCAGCGCAGGGAGAACCGGCTGTCCGCGAGGAAAAAGGCCGtggaagagacagaaaacaatgaCTATAAAAAG ATGTATGAAAAGGCCCTGTCCACAAATCAGAGGCTCAAATCCAAGTTGGAAACCAGTAAAGAGGAACTGGTCCTGATTCAGGACCAGCTGCAGAAAGTTCAG AAGGGAAGAGCAGGAGATTGTGGCTCCACTGTGCTCGAGGCAGAAAAGAAG GAAAGCTGGATTCTTAAAAAGAGAATATCAGATATGGAAGACCAGTTGAAG GTTAAAACAGAACTTAAGATGGAGAACCAGAGGCTTAAGGATGAAAATGGAGCTTTAATCCGTGTCATCACTAAACTGTCCAAGTGA
- the LOC128425555 gene encoding protein phosphatase 1 regulatory subunit 12B isoform X2, with the protein MSSLLSHNKDRPHIRKSLSDSSPTSSAATTRSLRHERLSRLSSSGSSDVSNDSTTNPAESYFQRRENRLSARKKAVEETENNDYKKMYEKALSTNQRLKSKLETSKEELVLIQDQLQKVQKGRAGDCGSTVLEAEKKVKTELKMENQRLKDENGALIRVITKLSK; encoded by the exons ATGTCATCTCTACTTTCCCACAACAAAGATCGGCCGCACATTAGAAAGTCGCTCTCTGACTCTTCCCCGACTTCCTCCGCTGCCACCACCAGGAGCCTGAGG CATGAAAGACTGTCAAG attgAGCTCGTCTGGGTCCTCGGATGTTTCCAACGACTCGACAACAAACCCGGCCGAGTCCTACTTCCAGCGCAGGGAGAACCGGCTGTCCGCGAGGAAAAAGGCCGtggaagagacagaaaacaatgaCTATAAAAAG ATGTATGAAAAGGCCCTGTCCACAAATCAGAGGCTCAAATCCAAGTTGGAAACCAGTAAAGAGGAACTGGTCCTGATTCAGGACCAGCTGCAGAAAGTTCAG AAGGGAAGAGCAGGAGATTGTGGCTCCACTGTGCTCGAGGCAGAAAAGAAG GTTAAAACAGAACTTAAGATGGAGAACCAGAGGCTTAAGGATGAAAATGGAGCTTTAATCCGTGTCATCACTAAACTGTCCAAGTGA